A genomic region of Colletotrichum destructivum chromosome 1, complete sequence contains the following coding sequences:
- a CDS encoding Putative chitin synthase export chaperone encodes MSGFGDFTNICHMAPLPLCASIGPITEVTSGVGIEPDCYARNIELANTIIFEGAASAMHIVALLMTVVMILHIRGKFTAVGRKEILMFFYIYMLLSFISLCVDAGVVPPGSAPYPYFVSVQNGLTSALITCLLINGFVGFQLYEDGTLLSVWLLRVCSLAAFAICFLVSLATFKSWVGLGPTNTIGLFIVLYLLNAIELFVYVALQILLVVRTLQDRWPLGDIAFGVFFFVVGQVILYAVSTQICTAVSHYLDGLFFATICNLLGVMMVYKYWDSITREDLEFSVGTRMNNWEVKELLPEEDRRATVYAEDPYGQASGYDHSYSPSPAPARYSARY; translated from the exons ATGTCAGGCTTTGGCGACTTCACCAACATCTGCCACATGGCGCCACTGCCACTGTGTGCATCCATCGGCCCCATCACGGAGGTTACCAGCGGTGTTGGTATCGAGCCGGACTGCTATGCCCGCAACATCGAGCTGGCAAACACCATCATTTTTGAAGGTGCCGCCAGCGCCATGcacatcgtcgccctcctcatgACCGTCGTCATGATCTTGCACATCCGCGGCAAATTCACGGCTGTTG GTCGCAAGGAAATCCTCATGTTCTTTTACATTTACATGCTCCTCAGTTTCATCTCCCTTTGCGTTGATGCAGGTGTCGTTCCTCCGGGCTCGGCCCCGTACCCGTACTTCGTATCGGTGCAAAACGGCTTGACGTCGGCCTTGATTACTTGCTTGTTGATCAACGGTTTCGTCGGATTTCAGTTGTACGAAGACGGCACCCTTCTTTCCGTCTGGCTGCTGCGCGTTTGTTCTCTGGCGGCTTTTGCGATATGCTTCTTGGTTTCGCTTGCTACCTTCAAGTCGTGGGTTGGTCTGGGacccaccaacaccatcggTCTCTTCATCGTTCTGTACTTGCTGAACGCTATTGAGCTTTTCGTCTACGTCGCACTCCAGATCCTCCTTGTCGTCAGGACTTTGCAGGACCGCTGGCCTCTGGGCGACATCGCCTTtggcgtcttcttcttcgtcgtggGCCAGGTCATTCTGTATGCCGTCAGCACGCAGATCTGCACCGCCGTCAGCCATTACCTTGATggcctcttcttcgccacAATCTGCAACCTTTTGGGCGTCATGATGGTGTACAAG TACTGGGACTCCATCACccgcgaggacctcgagTTCTCCGTCGGGACAAGGATGAACAACTGGGAGGTTAAGGAGCTGTTGCCCGAGGAGGACCGCCGAGCCACCGTGTACGCCGAAGACCCTTATGGCCAGGCCAGCGGCTATGACCACTCGTACtctccatcgccggcgccggcgcgctACTCTGCCCGGTACTGA